A genomic window from Mesorhizobium sp. 131-2-1 includes:
- a CDS encoding DUF2958 domain-containing protein encodes MILITDELCALLLANGATDTETDHVPVVKLFDPTGPATWLLTELDADGDTLFGLCDLGFGFPELGSVSLAELASVKGRLGLGIERDLGFKARFPLSVYAQAAYSAGHITEADRLLRQAAEALGNADSKLPPDTAEQTRR; translated from the coding sequence ATGATCCTGATCACCGACGAGCTTTGCGCCCTGCTGCTCGCCAATGGCGCAACCGACACCGAAACCGACCATGTCCCGGTGGTCAAACTGTTCGATCCTACCGGCCCAGCGACCTGGCTTCTCACCGAACTCGACGCCGACGGCGACACCCTTTTCGGCCTTTGCGACCTCGGCTTCGGCTTCCCCGAACTCGGCAGCGTCAGTCTTGCCGAGCTTGCAAGCGTCAAGGGGCGGCTTGGCCTCGGCATCGAGCGCGACCTTGGATTCAAGGCGCGCTTTCCGCTCTCCGTCTACGCCCAGGCAGCGTACAGCGCCGGCCACATCACCGAAGCCGACCGGCTGCTGCGACAGGCGGCAGAAGCCCTTGGCAACGCCGATTCCAAGCTTCCGCCCGACACGGCGGAACAGACGCGCCGCTAG
- a CDS encoding ArdC family protein: MRAKHQRSGSREAGAGRGGRSGASLYQEITDRIIAELERGTVPWVKPWGSAKADLGLPSNAVTGRRYSGINILILWGAVIERSYPGQNWLTFRQALALGGNVRKGERGTTIVHADRFVPKGEQERARTDGGEPQAVPYLKRFTVFNVAQCDGLPEHLYGNAEPLPEREIVPQAEALIRASGADFRIGGDRAFYMPGSDSIQVPPQPAFFQQIDYYRTCFHELGHWTGHPARLARDLSGAFGSKTYAREELVAEITAAFVCSTLGIEPTVRHADYIGTWLKVLREDNRAIFRAASLASKAADFLLGFNAEAEGAQQDEIAA, encoded by the coding sequence ATGCGTGCAAAACACCAGCGTTCCGGCAGCCGAGAGGCTGGCGCGGGCAGGGGCGGGCGCTCGGGCGCCAGCCTTTATCAGGAGATCACGGACCGCATCATTGCCGAACTGGAGCGCGGCACCGTGCCATGGGTCAAGCCATGGGGCAGCGCAAAGGCCGACCTCGGCCTGCCCAGCAACGCGGTCACCGGGCGCCGCTATTCCGGCATCAACATCCTCATCCTGTGGGGCGCCGTCATCGAGCGCAGCTATCCCGGCCAGAACTGGCTGACCTTCCGGCAGGCGCTTGCCCTTGGCGGCAATGTCAGGAAGGGCGAGCGCGGCACAACAATCGTGCATGCCGACCGCTTTGTCCCAAAGGGCGAGCAGGAGCGCGCCAGGACGGACGGCGGCGAGCCGCAGGCGGTGCCGTACTTGAAGCGCTTCACCGTCTTCAACGTCGCGCAGTGCGACGGCCTGCCCGAGCACCTTTATGGCAACGCCGAACCGCTGCCCGAACGCGAGATCGTCCCGCAGGCCGAGGCACTTATTCGAGCAAGCGGCGCGGATTTCCGCATCGGCGGCGATCGCGCTTTCTACATGCCGGGCAGTGACTCCATTCAGGTGCCGCCGCAGCCGGCATTCTTTCAGCAGATCGACTATTACCGCACCTGCTTCCACGAACTTGGCCACTGGACCGGCCACCCGGCACGGCTGGCGCGCGACCTCTCCGGCGCCTTCGGTTCCAAGACCTATGCGCGCGAGGAACTGGTTGCCGAAATCACTGCTGCCTTTGTCTGCTCGACCCTCGGCATCGAGCCGACCGTGCGCCATGCCGACTACATCGGCACATGGCTGAAGGTGCTGCGCGAGGACAATCGCGCCATCTTCCGCGCCGCCAGCCTTGCCTCCAAGGCCGCCGATTTTCTTCTGGGCTTCAACGCCGAGGCCGAAGGCGCGCAACAAGACGAGATCGCGGCATGA
- a CDS encoding omptin family outer membrane protease → MKLYAKVFGGAAALLAAWPAMASDAVASEPAPCNPNFSFVGGVGVIDIQANELVYQAPGSGSKLSHLIWESTSAVISAEMTARSEAGWTANLSGQIAFSGDSYMEDYDWNPSFLTNDGWNDWSNRSRHSDTDLDYFYSATVALGHDFQFSDQLLINVNGGFKYTSVKWTAYGGSYVYSVADFRDSVGDFPGDAKAISYQQKLPVAFAGIDATYVQDRWNFGFALKGGTTFSAGATDHHWMRDLRFEDDFESAPVLMVGGSVGYQYNERTSFFVSGSYEKVFTARGDYNTYDIATGAETGGEDDWIGGDFAAATVMVGIKTSF, encoded by the coding sequence ATGAAGTTGTACGCGAAAGTCTTTGGTGGAGCGGCAGCGTTGCTCGCTGCCTGGCCGGCGATGGCCAGCGACGCGGTGGCGAGCGAACCGGCGCCCTGCAATCCCAATTTCTCTTTCGTTGGCGGCGTCGGCGTCATCGACATCCAGGCCAACGAGCTGGTCTATCAGGCTCCCGGCAGCGGCTCGAAGCTGAGCCACCTTATCTGGGAAAGCACCTCTGCGGTCATCTCAGCCGAGATGACGGCGCGCAGCGAGGCCGGCTGGACCGCCAATCTTTCCGGCCAGATCGCCTTCAGCGGCGACAGCTACATGGAAGACTATGACTGGAACCCGTCATTCTTGACCAATGATGGCTGGAACGACTGGAGCAACCGTTCGCGCCATTCCGACACCGATCTTGATTACTTCTATTCGGCAACCGTCGCGCTCGGCCACGATTTCCAGTTCAGCGACCAGCTGCTGATCAACGTCAACGGTGGTTTCAAGTACACCTCGGTCAAGTGGACTGCCTATGGCGGCTCCTATGTCTACAGCGTTGCCGACTTCCGGGATTCGGTTGGCGACTTCCCAGGAGACGCAAAGGCCATCAGCTACCAGCAGAAATTGCCGGTCGCCTTCGCCGGCATCGATGCGACCTATGTCCAGGATCGCTGGAACTTCGGCTTTGCGCTGAAGGGCGGCACGACCTTCTCGGCCGGCGCTACCGATCATCACTGGATGCGTGACCTGCGCTTCGAGGATGATTTCGAATCGGCGCCGGTTCTGATGGTCGGCGGCAGCGTCGGCTACCAGTACAACGAGCGGACCAGCTTCTTCGTCTCCGGTTCCTACGAAAAGGTGTTCACCGCTCGCGGCGACTACAACACCTATGACATTGCGACCGGCGCAGAGACTGGCGGCGAAGACGACTGGATCGGCGGCGATTTTGCCGCGGCGACAGTGATGGTCGGCATCAAGACCTCGTTCTGA
- a CDS encoding GNAT family N-acetyltransferase, translating into MPFISTRRANATDAGTVVRFIHALLDELTGGKAPAPDDVRQSAQIMLADAGVVAVIASADDEPVGIMVLNECTAIYAGGKFGYISELYVRPEKRSKGIAPQLLEVASREGHARGWKRLELAAPRQPKWKRTLDFYLRNGFEELGPRLFRII; encoded by the coding sequence ATGCCTTTCATATCTACGCGCCGCGCCAACGCAACGGACGCAGGGACGGTCGTCCGTTTTATTCACGCGCTACTCGATGAACTCACTGGCGGGAAAGCGCCCGCGCCCGACGACGTGAGACAAAGCGCGCAGATAATGCTTGCCGACGCTGGCGTGGTCGCAGTGATCGCAAGTGCAGATGACGAGCCGGTCGGCATCATGGTGCTGAATGAATGCACGGCGATCTATGCAGGAGGTAAGTTCGGCTATATTTCGGAGCTGTATGTTCGACCCGAAAAGCGCTCCAAAGGGATTGCCCCTCAACTGCTTGAGGTCGCCTCGCGGGAAGGCCATGCGCGTGGTTGGAAGCGACTTGAGCTTGCAGCGCCCAGGCAACCAAAATGGAAGCGCACGCTCGATTTCTACCTGCGCAACGGGTTCGAGGAACTCGGCCCTCGGCTCTTTCGGATTATCTAG
- a CDS encoding threonine aldolase family protein produces the protein MNESKQTRPRDFTSDNIAGVSPEVIAAITACASGQALPYGNDELTHTVERQLAEVFEHAVDVFLVSTGSAANALALAAITPPWGSILSHADAHINRDECGAPEFYTAGAKLVQLPGEAGKIDIDALAANATRMVGDIHSVQPSSVSITQATEMGSVYALDEIKAIGHICRSANLAFHMDGARFANALVTLRCSPAEMTWKAGVDLVSFGATKNGTFGVDAVVSFRGDLASTIAFRRKRAGQLSSKMRFMAAQMDGYLRDGVWLRNATHANAMASALAQGLALVPGVKIQQRPEANILFCRLPMSLIRGLLDMGFRFYHDRWQTGIVRFVTSFATTGADVSDLIGAATSLCAPVGSAVPAGAE, from the coding sequence ATGAACGAAAGCAAGCAGACCCGCCCCCGCGACTTCACCAGCGACAACATCGCCGGCGTCTCCCCCGAGGTGATCGCAGCCATCACCGCGTGCGCGTCGGGTCAGGCGCTTCCCTACGGCAACGATGAGCTGACGCATACCGTCGAGCGCCAGCTCGCCGAGGTGTTCGAGCATGCGGTCGACGTGTTCCTCGTTTCGACGGGGTCGGCGGCAAACGCGCTGGCGCTCGCGGCGATTACGCCGCCATGGGGCAGCATCCTCTCGCACGCCGACGCACACATCAACCGGGACGAGTGCGGCGCGCCGGAGTTCTACACCGCCGGTGCGAAGTTGGTGCAGCTTCCAGGCGAGGCTGGCAAAATCGACATCGACGCCTTGGCGGCCAATGCAACGCGCATGGTGGGCGATATCCACTCGGTCCAGCCCTCCAGCGTCAGCATCACGCAGGCGACCGAGATGGGATCGGTCTACGCGCTCGACGAGATCAAGGCGATCGGACATATCTGCCGATCAGCGAACCTGGCGTTCCACATGGACGGTGCTCGCTTCGCCAACGCCCTCGTCACTCTGCGCTGCTCGCCAGCCGAGATGACGTGGAAGGCCGGCGTCGACCTTGTGTCATTTGGCGCCACCAAGAATGGAACGTTTGGGGTCGATGCAGTCGTCTCGTTCCGCGGAGATCTCGCGAGCACGATAGCCTTTCGCCGCAAGCGTGCCGGCCAGTTGAGTTCCAAGATGCGCTTCATGGCGGCGCAAATGGACGGCTATCTGAGGGACGGTGTCTGGCTTCGCAACGCGACCCATGCCAATGCGATGGCATCGGCGCTCGCGCAGGGGTTGGCCCTGGTGCCAGGCGTGAAAATCCAGCAGCGTCCCGAGGCCAATATACTGTTCTGCAGACTTCCCATGTCCCTGATCCGGGGGCTGCTCGACATGGGATTCCGCTTCTACCATGATCGCTGGCAGACCGGGATCGTGAGGTTCGTCACCTCTTTCGCGACGACCGGGGCTGACGTGTCCGACTTGATCGGCGCGGCGACCAGCCTCTGCGCACCGGTCGGCTCGGCTGTTCCGGCTGGCGCCGAATGA
- a CDS encoding AraC family transcriptional regulator, which produces MADTAVECDEKARGRSEPPGRPPRNRAVMKHSDVLGGLDYLAADYHRQDFSKHIHNEYLIGLIERGIHDVWCRGEVWHAGSGTVATFAPGEPHFGGAGDDLGWSQKIFYMPEGLIRQVLEDSGQNEPGTIDFKSPFQENAPVAHGLSAFWRLLEHGHSSALEIEEYLIRFLPHVFAQAGGSRVAGPKFVPPRFRDVRDFIHAHFDEVLQLAALAALAGCSKATLIDGFKAHFGLPPTRYLIQVRIDEARRLLRRGQQVAEVAVAVGFADQSHLTRHFKAVLGVTPARYLSV; this is translated from the coding sequence GTGGCCGATACCGCCGTAGAATGCGACGAAAAGGCGCGCGGCCGTTCTGAACCTCCGGGCCGACCGCCGCGCAATCGTGCGGTGATGAAGCACTCCGATGTCCTTGGCGGGCTCGATTACCTGGCGGCGGATTATCACCGGCAGGATTTCTCCAAGCATATCCACAACGAGTATCTGATCGGGCTGATCGAGCGAGGCATCCATGATGTCTGGTGCCGAGGTGAGGTTTGGCACGCCGGTAGCGGCACGGTCGCGACCTTCGCGCCCGGCGAACCGCATTTCGGGGGTGCTGGTGACGATCTTGGCTGGAGCCAGAAAATCTTCTACATGCCCGAAGGCCTTATCCGGCAAGTCCTTGAGGACAGCGGCCAAAACGAACCCGGAACGATCGACTTCAAAAGCCCGTTCCAGGAGAATGCCCCAGTTGCACACGGCCTCAGCGCGTTTTGGCGCCTGCTTGAACATGGGCATAGCTCGGCACTGGAGATCGAGGAGTATTTGATCCGTTTCCTGCCCCACGTCTTCGCACAGGCCGGCGGATCGCGCGTTGCTGGGCCAAAATTCGTGCCACCGAGGTTCCGCGACGTGCGTGACTTCATCCATGCCCACTTTGACGAAGTCCTGCAGCTCGCCGCCCTGGCCGCCCTCGCCGGATGCTCCAAGGCGACGCTGATCGATGGCTTCAAGGCGCATTTCGGGTTGCCCCCCACCCGCTACCTGATCCAGGTCCGCATCGACGAGGCGCGACGGCTGCTGAGGCGAGGTCAGCAGGTCGCCGAGGTCGCCGTCGCGGTAGGGTTCGCGGACCAGAGCCACCTGACCCGGCACTTCAAGGCGGTGCTGGGGGTGACGCCGGCGCGTTACCTCTCGGTTTGA
- a CDS encoding transposase, translated as MVADKPFLPGAAKTGRRVVTDLREVLNAIRYMARSDGGWRMLPKDFPPISVAVETPYGHAHELRQLAGTFPGLTAKQQAPIKALNAEYAKTRSRVRACQRTAGRC; from the coding sequence ATGGTCGCGGATAAACCGTTCCTGCCGGGCGCGGCCAAGACCGGGCGGCGCGTGGTGACGGACCTGCGCGAGGTCTTGAACGCGATCCGCTACATGGCCCGATCAGATGGCGGCTGGCGCATGCTGCCAAAGGATTTCCCGCCCATATCGGTCGCGGTCGAGACGCCTTACGGACATGCCCACGAACTGCGCCAACTGGCTGGAACGTTCCCCGGCCTGACGGCGAAGCAGCAGGCGCCGATCAAAGCGCTGAACGCAGAATACGCCAAAACTCGAAGCCGAGTACGAGCATGCCAACGAACTGCCGGCCGATGTTGA